The DNA window ttattgttgctgactgtacatctctttaagataataCTTGAGAAAGCAATGTTTGTactgtttatatttattatatttattcattttacaatGTATAATAATATTTCTTATTACATTGAAACATCTCTAGTTACTATTGTTATTTGGTatgtaaattattaaatttCCTCAACTTGTATAGCTAAGGAAGCTTTGTATAAAATTATGTTAAAAATTCCTGCATTTAGTTGtactatttataattataatattcacAAAATGAGCTGGTCAAACTCTGAACCAGACTTAACCAGATCCGTCCCAAATGAAGAGCCGATTTTGTTCTGGTCACTCCCGGGTCAAAGAGGAAACTGGGTTTTCAagcttcaaaaaaataaaatattacaacttttttttctttctttttcggGTAAATTGGTTTGTCTACTGTTTAAGTTTAATATTTTCTATGAAAAAAAAGTAACCAACATACATTTTTACTCTTGTTTCTAAATAGCAACTCATAAAATGTCATTCAGTGTAATAAAAAAATGGTATTAGAAAATTGAAAGGATTACTtgacttaaaatattatttaggCTCTTCATTGAAACTCCAATGATCTTATTAATGGCAATGTGAAATCTTTAAACAATGCTCATATTCTTCCACCCAGTAAGTTTTACCCATTCGCCCTCAGCACAGTAGGTGTGCTCAAAGGGTCTCGCCTTTCATACTCTGCATGGCGATCGGgatattttggttttatatgATAAATTAATCCCGACGTTGAGAAAGTCTTTGTGGATGCACCCCCTCTAGAAAGGCTTTCCGTGTGTCTTTCTCAGATATATCGAAATGCGCCCACACAGCCGacatgctgacacacacacacacacacacacacacacacacacacacgcagggtGCGAACTAGTGGTGACATGAGCTCCCCTGGAAACATGATTTGTGAAATTTTGGGGGAGCTCTGAAATATTCATTTGATGACCAAATAAATGCCATTTTGGGCATGGGTCCTCTCACAGGTgtaaaataaaatcatatttaGAGCTTATTACTCATGAAAAAACGTAGCCTGCTTGCACGCTCGTGGGGGCGCTGCCTGCAGCCCCACCCACTGTCCACTCACACGAGCTAATCACCCCCCCATGGCGCCGCAAAACGCCCACCGGCTCCCGGCTCCCCACTCACACGAGCTAATCACCCCCCCATGGCGCCGCAAAACGCCCACCGGCTCccggctccccactcaaacgagttaaccacgcccccccggcgccGCAAAACGCCCAACGGATCTCGGCTCCCCCGGAGACCGTGGTATAGTTCGCACACTGCTGACAATCCAATAATCCAGTCCAATAATCCAATccagtatatatatatcaccTTTATTGTGTTATATTatgtatttacatataaaatattatattagatattattgtatttttattataataaattattagTATTATAAAAGAACTGAACCAATTACACTGACCCTCCCTTTGTATAAATGAAGTTTTTGATGTCTGTCTAGCTTTATGTCTAGACATTTAAAACCTTAAGCGAGGTTTAAGCGATGGTCCTTTGTCTTTACAATGTCTGTTGGGAGAGGAATTTGAGAAACCAGACAGTGGTCGCCAATTCACATCCTTTTGTTAGGAGATATGGAGCCAGTCATCAAAAACCTTAAGCGATATTCAAGCGATTGTCTTTTATCTTTACAAAGTCTGTTGGGAGAGGAATGTGAGAAACCAGACAGTGGTCGCCAATTCGCATCCTAGGCATCAGAGGCCTAGACATCAAAAACTTCATTTACACAAAGGGAGTGACCAGAACTTAATTATTATACATTAGCAATGAAACTCATCAATTTTTCTGGCTAAGTCTTACTACATATTCAACAAGGCGTGGTATATAGGATGATGACTGATCAGTTGTGACTTTGAAAGCGGAGTATCGCAAGCTGGGAGCTACTAGTTCTTGTGTGACCTGTCTACGTCAACCATGTCAGGTAATTATCCGTTTCAATGTGTCTATATAAAACGCTTTATTCATGCTTGTTTTCTGTATGGCTTTAGTCATAAAAGGTCAACAAAAATCTCTTTTTTTGTgagttctgttttgtttttctgtgtgtcaACTCTGTTCTTGTAATTGTTTACACTCCTATTACTTCGTTTAGTAATTCTTCTATAACTTCACTTTATTGTACTGAATAGTACTTTTCTAATAACCTGTGTGATTGTGTCTTTTAAGTTTTATATGTTTATCTTGTTATAAATAACtcttacaaataaataatacataaaaatattctGGAACGCGCAAATGTCCTCCGcattatttttgcttttatcGTGACAGTAGCTATATCATTTTCTATGCATTTTAGAGCTAAATTATTAAAAGTGTAATTTTCAAATGTTGTAACATAAATACGAAAATACGTTTAACGAATATAAACCATAACTGTATACAGTTTTTAGTACTGTCGAGAGAACACAAAGCAAACGTATATTCGCTGGTGCTCCTTGAACGGATACTGTTTAATGCCCAATGGAAAGTATGTTTAGAGAGAAGATTGAAGATGACCGTTTTCTATGACTTTCAGAGAAGGTGTTTGAGTTTAGTTCTGAAGAGGAGCTGCTTTCACTGAGACCGGAACTTGACTGTCCTtactgtaaaaaagaaaaagcttcGCATGGCCATCTTTTACGCCggcatttgaaaccagctgtaCATTATAGTGAAAATGATACTGGTGAGTATATGTGAAATTTATGCTGTAAATATTTGTTACAGTTTTTCAATGTATTTATGTTTATGTATATGCATGTTTTCCCTAGACAAGTTTACTATACCATGCTTCTGTTCTGAGAGGCAAGTAGCAAAAAGAAGCCACTGGCACTGTCCAAAGTGCCATCAAAAAATCAGCAGATCATCAGACTTTAGGAAACATCTCCAAAATCATGGTTagttaaaattaattatttctttgATCAACTTGTGAATAGTTCAGTGGGGGAAAAACATAATAACCTTTTTTTGTTCAACAGGTTTAGTGGTTATTGGCAGTCCAACAAGTAAGTATCTCATACTATGTCTTTGAACAATTTATTGCTATATATATCTTTTCAGAGAGCCCCTTTTCATACTTTTCTTTTCACCTACAGCTCTTGATGCAAAAGACCTGCCCACTGCTCAAGACCACCCTACATTTAATCATCTGAAGTGTAAAGTTTGCCATTTAGGATTCACCAACATTTCTAATTTACGTAGGCATGAGAAGGTGCAGCATGACAAGGAAAGGCAACCAATTATTTGTATTGATGCGAAAAATGGAATTTTCGTTACTCCAAAAGACCCCCATGGACCTAGGGTGCCGGTTCATGTCTGCAAATCCGTGCTCTCTCAAACAATTTCCTGTGAACTGCCCATTTGCAAAGACTTCATGGCAATTGCTTTAAAAAGTGGTAATCCAGGGATGGAATGCCAGCATCTGGTAAGGACTAATAAAGCCTTGGCATATactcccccccctcctctgGCAGAAACATCAATTCAGTTAATGAGTGACAGAGGTCTAATCTCAAGAACTGCACAAAAGGAATGTCTGGACATGAATGCAAAAGCACATTCTGAAGGCATAGACTGTGTTTTCCCAGTTTTTTGGGATGAAACTAGCATTTCTGAGCgatttatgtatttttcagTGTTTACAAATAAGAAGGACAACTGGTGCAAGTTTTCAAGGACCCGTGTCACTTTTGATAGTCAGTCAGGAAAGTGGCATTGCCAGTGCAGAGTGAAGCGAAGAGCCAGTTGTACACATAGGTACCTTTCTATGTGGTACATGTTTCAGGAACATCCACATTTTTTGAAATCAACTGCTAATGTTCATTTGGAGGATACTGATGATGTGGAAGAAATAGTCTCAGAAACAGAGGAACCTCACAGGCAGTGTGCTGAAAGGTATGCAGATGTTATTAAGATGACAGAATATTTGtggacacacaaaaaaattccAGAAGACCTCCCACATGAGCTCATCACCAAAGAAAAGCCTCTTCCAGAGTCATTTACACCATTGGAAGAAGTGTGCCCATATTGTCCTGGACCTTGTCCTCCAGCTCTGGATGAGAGCCGACTGGTGACGAAACATGGCacagtttatttcattttgtctgTGACCAAAGGTAAGTAAAACAATTATTAACTTTTTTGTGTTACCATTTAATACATTGTAGTCACAGTTAGGTGAATGATGAAATAAAAGTACATCTATCTTTCCAGGGGTTCCTGTTCATGCAAAACAATGCCCAGTCTGCAGAGTGCATGTGAGATTTCAAGACTATAACTCTGGGTTTCACAACTTTAATGACAGAGTCTTTCTGTCACTACCTTTATGTTCACTTATGACATCTGCAATTGCGGTGAGACCATTAATACACTTGcatgaaatgcaataaaattatGATGTACAAATACTATATAACATGTAAAAATCTTGTATAAATCAGTTATTTTGTTGCAGCTGTATTTGTATTCCATGTTAGTTAATGATATTTTTGTCATTCTTGACAGAACCATATAGCAGTTGGCCGTTTCCTGAACACACTGGAAGATCATTCAAGAATCATCATTCCTCACAACACTGTCAGACAAGCCTTCTACCACTATTGTGCAATGAAAAGATTTTCTTATGATTTTTTCTGCTATCGCTGTGGCCACAATCCACCAATTTTAATTGCAGATACAAACTGGAAAACAGCATTTGATATACCTGGTGAGAAATTTCCGCTGTAATTTAATGTGaattaaagaaaaatgtatatttatattcacTTTTCACAAaagtgtcatttttaaaattttggtGTTACTGCGGTGATCAGGAGCTGGATGTAAgatgtattttaattaattaatatggaGCACTTAaggcattttattttcttctttgtaGTGTTATGCTTGTGTAGCTTGGCAAGCAAATGAGTTATAGAGGGATCTTTCCATTTCACATTGTATATATACTTTTCAAAACATAttttctgtctgtttctctgtcagTCAACCTTCTGAAACGCCCAACCATCGCCAATTCTGGTAACGAGGACATACAAGTTAATGTGAGGACAAGATGGGAGTTGCTTGAAAAGGAAATCATAGCATCAGGATTTTGCGATGGTGAGCATTTAGAAGTCTACTGTTTTCCGAGGATACAGATATTGATtcttaaatgaaaaattaaattattttctctTAGACACTGCAACCATCAATCCATTCACAAGTATGACTACATATTCTGCGTTCACACCATGGATTGGAGGACACACAAGAATTCAAGACATCATCCCCAAGACAGAGGTTTTTAAAGGTCTCTCTGAAAAGGATCGTGCATCAGTATCAAGGGGAACATACAATATTGACGAAGATAGAATATTAAGCGTGTTGGACTCAAAAATGGTAAAGTTTCAGCGAGGTTCACCTTTTTGTGAAGACATGGTGACTATGCTCAAATATTGTTTTTAGTGTTAATAACTAACAGATTTTAATTTTCACTTACACAGCCAAAGAAAGAGGATTTAATTGCAGCATGCAATGCTCTTGGAGTGTCAGAAGCTGGGTCGCGGAGTGACCTAATAAATAGGCTTGAAGAGCTTCTACTTTACAAGGATATATACCCTAAAATGTTCATCAAACTTCAGAAGACTGGAGGTAAGTCCGGAGATTTCAGCAGGGTTTGCCAGCCCTGGTTCTGTAGGAGCCTCTGAGCATTTCATTCTACCCTGCTTTTTACACAGCTGATCACAAGTTATCAACACTGTGTAAATAACAGATGTGCTTATTTATCAAAATTTTACATGGACATTTGCAAGGTTACTATTTACTTCTAGtagaagttttttttaatggtttat is part of the Paramormyrops kingsleyae isolate MSU_618 chromosome 25, PKINGS_0.4, whole genome shotgun sequence genome and encodes:
- the LOC140582726 gene encoding uncharacterized protein, with protein sequence MSEKVFEFSSEEELLSLRPELDCPYCKKEKASHGHLLRRHLKPAVHYSENDTDKFTIPCFCSERQVAKRSHWHCPKCHQKISRSSDFRKHLQNHGLVVIGSPTTLDAKDLPTAQDHPTFNHLKCKVCHLGFTNISNLRRHEKVQHDKERQPIICIDAKNGIFVTPKDPHGPRVPVHVCKSVLSQTISCELPICKDFMAIALKSGNPGMECQHLVRTNKALAYTPPPPLAETSIQLMSDRGLISRTAQKECLDMNAKAHSEGIDCVFPVFWDETSISERFMYFSVFTNKKDNWCKFSRTRVTFDSQSGKWHCQCRVKRRASCTHRYLSMWYMFQEHPHFLKSTANVHLEDTDDVEEIVSETEEPHRQCAERYADVIKMTEYLWTHKKIPEDLPHELITKEKPLPESFTPLEEVCPYCPGPCPPALDESRLVTKHGTVYFILSVTKGK